In Carnobacterium sp. CP1, the following are encoded in one genomic region:
- a CDS encoding HNH endonuclease codes for MCGGDATLADHIIPVRVDWSLRLVRTNLQPLCGECHAIKTKDDEKRYNI; via the coding sequence ATGTGCGGTGGAGATGCCACACTAGCTGATCACATCATACCTGTTAGGGTTGATTGGTCTTTACGCTTAGTCAGGACCAATCTGCAACCATTATGTGGTGAATGCCATGCGATAAAGACTAAGGATGATGAAAAAAGGTATAACATATAG
- the ssb gene encoding single-stranded DNA-binding protein, whose translation MINNVVLVGRLTKELDLRYTANGTAVASFTTAVNRQFTNQKGERDADFINCVIWRKAAENMASYTKKGSLVGLEGRLQTRSYDNQQGQRVYVTEVVVETFSLLESKSKNTAEQSSGSVPTGPSPAPNRSQGSDAPQNDPFENSSQPIDISDDDLPF comes from the coding sequence ATGATTAACAACGTTGTTTTAGTTGGACGATTAACAAAAGAATTAGATTTACGCTATACAGCAAATGGAACCGCAGTTGCTTCCTTTACGACAGCTGTAAATAGACAGTTCACCAACCAAAAAGGAGAACGTGATGCAGACTTCATTAATTGTGTCATCTGGCGCAAGGCTGCAGAGAACATGGCTAGCTATACAAAAAAAGGATCACTCGTTGGCTTAGAAGGACGACTTCAAACAAGATCCTATGATAATCAACAAGGACAACGAGTTTATGTGACAGAAGTAGTAGTTGAAACATTCTCATTACTTGAATCAAAGAGTAAAAATACGGCTGAGCAATCAAGTGGAAGTGTACCTACTGGACCATCACCAGCTCCTAATCGGTCACAAGGAAGTGATGCTCCACAAAATGACCCATTTGAAAACAGCAGCCAACCGATAGACATATCAGATGATGACTTGCCATTCTAA
- a CDS encoding GIY-YIG nuclease family protein: MTCGIYEIRNRINGKVYIGLSVNVDNRIRNHKYKLKRGNHDNPYLQKAYSKSKDAFFFSLIEECKEEELEQKEIEWINHFNSNLTEHGYNLLSGGVSCFRHHETSIKKMKISSRLCNTKLSYEDVKYIKMSLFLCMDVKDIADLFNTTMDIVYKIKQGNESNFGWVLPELNGRFDELRKEDNINLESEIVKLMQQGYSALSISNQLNIPYEKVLGIFKTEGAFESKKEDIQTRNKSMREEFKLGISKKEILKKYKISASQYNRILGKRLSERKKEIYIKVIALHKEGISNSEIGKIFNLNRCTVGDYVNGKIIFK; encoded by the coding sequence GTGACTTGTGGTATCTATGAAATAAGAAATAGAATCAACGGAAAAGTTTATATTGGCTTGAGCGTAAATGTAGATAATCGTATTAGAAATCATAAGTATAAGCTGAAAAGAGGTAACCATGACAATCCTTATCTTCAAAAAGCTTATTCCAAAAGTAAAGACGCCTTCTTTTTCTCGTTGATAGAAGAATGTAAAGAAGAAGAATTAGAACAAAAAGAGATAGAATGGATCAATCATTTTAATTCTAATCTAACAGAACATGGATATAACTTGTTATCTGGCGGCGTTTCATGCTTTAGACATCATGAAACTAGCATTAAAAAAATGAAAATAAGCAGTAGGTTATGTAACACTAAATTATCTTATGAGGATGTTAAATATATTAAAATGAGCTTGTTTTTATGTATGGATGTTAAAGATATAGCTGATTTATTTAATACTACGATGGATATTGTTTATAAAATAAAGCAAGGTAACGAATCTAATTTCGGTTGGGTTCTTCCTGAATTAAATGGTCGTTTTGATGAATTAAGAAAAGAAGACAACATCAATCTTGAAAGTGAAATAGTTAAATTGATGCAACAAGGTTACTCTGCTCTGTCTATCTCTAATCAATTGAACATTCCTTATGAAAAGGTATTAGGAATATTTAAAACCGAAGGAGCATTTGAATCAAAAAAAGAAGATATACAAACGAGAAACAAATCAATGAGAGAAGAATTTAAATTGGGGATAAGCAAAAAAGAAATACTAAAAAAATATAAAATATCCGCTTCTCAATATAACAGAATATTAGGTAAAAGATTGTCGGAAAGAAAAAAAGAGATTTATATAAAAGTGATAGCACTTCATAAAGAAGGAATAAGCAATAGTGAGATAGGTAAAATATTTAATTTGAATAGGTGTACGGTTGGAGATTACGTTAACGGTAAAATAATTTTTAAATAA
- a CDS encoding terminase large subunit, with protein MDYTTEYARKVVKGDILACKSVIKSCERHMKDLQRISDDDFLYFYDEESANKVIAFMEILPDPKTGQTFPLAMFQKFVVGSIYGWRLKNNPDARRFKKVVVSVARKNGKSLLISGIVLYEFLFGKNPAQSRQLFTAANDKEQAKIVFNMVAKQLESLRSKYPEVSKSTKRVREELKNIDDYSFVRPLSRETGGLDGYEMYVAVIDEYAAAKTTEVMELIESSQAQLQSPLTFIISTAGFNLNAPFYKIEWPYAKKVIDGEIQNETYFSYIAEQDSIEELEDEVNWIKSNPILEVEGLYDQLTGYLRERKKESQLKGTYNSVLVKNFNMWRQASEESYLSTEHWEAVKNEVPEDITGRRAWLGVDVGKSSDLFSISWATMADDHWHVDSHSFIATKYGLETKIKRDGIDYLVLEQRGECDITELESGVIDYDFVFEWLENFIYSNDLDVQGICYDPYQFGHILTLIEKNHPEWPLIEIRQGTMTLSMPTKQFRDDVINKKIRHDGNELLTSAINNAITLEDNNGIRINKSKNSNKIDPIDALLDAFAICYLESFDGSGYWTDEKVMSDDFGF; from the coding sequence ATGGATTACACAACAGAATACGCTAGAAAAGTAGTTAAGGGCGATATTCTAGCGTGTAAATCAGTCATTAAGTCTTGTGAACGTCATATGAAAGATTTGCAAAGAATTTCTGATGATGATTTTCTTTATTTTTATGATGAAGAGTCAGCAAACAAAGTGATTGCGTTCATGGAAATTCTACCTGATCCAAAGACTGGACAAACGTTCCCTTTAGCAATGTTCCAAAAATTTGTTGTCGGTTCTATTTATGGTTGGCGCTTGAAAAACAATCCTGATGCTAGAAGATTTAAAAAGGTTGTTGTTAGCGTAGCGAGGAAAAACGGTAAATCTTTATTAATATCAGGCATAGTTTTATATGAATTTTTGTTCGGTAAAAACCCAGCTCAAAGTAGACAGCTTTTTACTGCTGCGAACGACAAAGAGCAAGCTAAAATCGTCTTTAATATGGTCGCTAAGCAATTAGAATCTTTAAGGAGTAAATACCCTGAAGTAAGTAAGTCTACAAAGCGCGTACGTGAAGAATTAAAGAATATAGATGATTATTCTTTTGTTCGCCCCCTTTCTCGTGAAACAGGTGGCTTAGACGGATATGAAATGTATGTTGCAGTAATTGACGAGTACGCTGCTGCTAAAACTACCGAGGTAATGGAATTAATAGAATCCTCTCAAGCTCAATTACAATCTCCTTTAACTTTTATTATTTCTACAGCTGGTTTCAATTTGAATGCACCATTTTATAAAATCGAATGGCCATATGCTAAGAAAGTTATTGATGGTGAAATACAAAACGAAACTTATTTTTCTTATATTGCTGAGCAAGATAGCATAGAAGAATTAGAGGATGAAGTAAATTGGATTAAGAGCAACCCTATTCTTGAGGTTGAAGGACTTTACGATCAGTTAACTGGTTATTTAAGAGAACGAAAAAAAGAATCACAGCTAAAAGGCACATACAACTCTGTTCTCGTTAAAAACTTTAACATGTGGCGACAAGCCAGCGAAGAATCTTATTTATCTACTGAACATTGGGAAGCTGTTAAAAATGAGGTTCCAGAAGATATAACTGGTAGAAGAGCGTGGTTAGGTGTCGATGTAGGGAAATCAAGTGACTTATTTTCAATCAGCTGGGCAACGATGGCTGACGATCATTGGCATGTTGATAGCCATTCATTTATAGCTACTAAATACGGATTAGAAACAAAAATAAAACGTGATGGTATAGATTATCTGGTCCTGGAACAAAGAGGCGAATGCGATATTACAGAACTCGAAAGTGGGGTTATTGATTATGACTTTGTCTTTGAATGGTTAGAGAACTTTATATACAGCAATGATTTAGATGTACAGGGTATCTGCTATGACCCTTATCAATTTGGACACATCCTCACATTGATTGAAAAGAATCATCCTGAGTGGCCATTAATTGAAATTAGACAAGGAACCATGACGTTGTCTATGCCAACAAAACAATTTAGAGATGATGTTATCAATAAAAAGATAAGACACGATGGAAATGAACTTTTAACGTCTGCTATCAATAACGCGATCACGTTAGAAGACAACAATGGTATTCGAATCAACAAAAGTAAGAATAGCAATAAAATTGATCCTATTGATGCTTTACTCGATGCGTTTGCAATCTGTTACCTAGAATCGTTTGACGGAAGTGGTTATTGGACAGACGAGAAAGTGATGAGTGATGACTTTGGTTTTTAG
- a CDS encoding DnaD domain protein, with protein MEEMGDTLKLEGVMSKGYGIIPKLVMMDKDLSIEAKAIYSYIASYAGNGVSAFPSIKKICYDLQINEKRFSRHKKVLLEKGYIEVTQERKGGGMFASNVYTIKQFVTPTTQNRGTDKEEPTTQNGSTVNGSTDKRSTDNGGTNNNSSINNSITNNSSNNLQQQPAEKKRPNFITAWEQNGFGTISPMKIEQLDHWVSDFGGKEEIIVKAIELADDNGKRSYNYVEAILKNWENKGVKELSDIDALEKQRQQELAAKKSKPTNQYNKQPIRKETLTEWHGKPAVTEKPMDAAAQAELQARLDKIRAL; from the coding sequence ATGGAAGAAATGGGAGACACATTAAAGCTAGAAGGAGTTATGTCTAAAGGTTATGGAATCATACCTAAACTTGTAATGATGGACAAAGATTTGTCTATTGAAGCAAAAGCAATTTATTCATATATCGCTAGCTATGCAGGTAATGGGGTTTCAGCGTTCCCTTCAATAAAGAAAATTTGTTACGACTTACAAATAAATGAGAAACGTTTTAGCAGACATAAAAAAGTATTGTTAGAAAAGGGATATATCGAGGTAACTCAAGAAAGAAAAGGTGGAGGGATGTTCGCCAGTAACGTTTATACAATAAAACAATTTGTTACACCGACCACCCAAAACAGGGGTACGGATAAAGAAGAACCGACCACCCAAAATGGGAGCACCGTTAATGGGAGCACCGATAAACGGAGCACCGATAACGGGGGTACTAATAATAACAGTTCTATTAATAACAGTATTACTAATAACAGTTCTAATAATTTACAACAACAACCCGCTGAGAAAAAAAGACCCAACTTCATCACTGCCTGGGAACAAAACGGATTCGGAACAATTTCTCCAATGAAGATCGAACAGCTTGATCACTGGGTAAGTGACTTTGGCGGTAAAGAAGAAATCATTGTTAAAGCTATTGAGTTAGCAGATGACAATGGGAAACGTTCATACAACTATGTTGAAGCTATATTAAAAAACTGGGAGAACAAAGGTGTTAAAGAACTTTCTGATATTGATGCCTTAGAGAAACAAAGGCAGCAAGAGTTAGCTGCTAAAAAATCGAAACCGACTAATCAGTACAATAAACAACCTATTCGTAAAGAAACACTAACTGAATGGCACGGTAAACCAGCAGTCACAGAGAAACCAATGGATGCAGCAGCACAAGCAGAACTGCAGGCACGGTTAGATAAGATAAGAGCTTTATAA
- a CDS encoding DUF771 domain-containing protein, whose amino-acid sequence MQQPQTVELNILWQVPSDSIIIKKSEYEELVSASLAGETWTMKDLERKTKKKAIWLRKNVLDVPEFREILDVDNGGCTFYPETGTGERWAFQASKMSQFLDEHFPDIYTRSE is encoded by the coding sequence ATGCAACAACCACAAACAGTTGAATTGAACATTCTATGGCAGGTGCCAAGTGATTCAATCATTATCAAAAAATCAGAATACGAAGAGCTGGTTTCAGCTTCTCTTGCAGGCGAAACATGGACCATGAAAGACCTTGAACGTAAAACAAAGAAGAAGGCCATCTGGTTAAGAAAAAACGTACTAGATGTACCTGAATTTAGAGAAATATTAGACGTTGATAATGGTGGATGTACCTTTTATCCAGAAACAGGAACCGGTGAACGTTGGGCCTTTCAAGCTTCGAAGATGTCTCAGTTCTTAGATGAACACTTCCCAGACATCTACACAAGGAGCGAGTGA
- a CDS encoding DUF1642 domain-containing protein: MKKDKEWLKDSLAKEMYNAEIQGMFSSSGMSNLLYDDIVKLIGQLEESEITEEQATLSKKEIVEVPQFVADWHEENKHDILEYKFRKIERHECEEVRNWYNNCKGRHPNPVSNAQETIAKMDLYGYTIEPPKTLQVIVKNYDSTVFTTELPEDEAMKLIEGWKGNE; the protein is encoded by the coding sequence ATGAAAAAAGATAAAGAGTGGTTGAAGGATAGTTTAGCTAAAGAAATGTATAACGCAGAGATTCAAGGGATGTTTAGTTCTTCTGGTATGTCAAATCTTTTATATGACGATATTGTTAAACTAATTGGCCAACTAGAAGAATCAGAAATCACCGAAGAGCAGGCAACTCTTTCCAAAAAGGAAATTGTTGAGGTTCCGCAGTTTGTTGCTGACTGGCATGAAGAAAACAAGCATGACATTTTAGAGTATAAATTCAGAAAAATAGAACGGCACGAATGCGAAGAAGTTAGGAATTGGTATAACAACTGCAAAGGGCGGCATCCAAACCCTGTATCTAATGCTCAAGAAACAATTGCAAAAATGGATTTGTATGGCTACACCATCGAACCACCAAAAACCTTACAAGTAATCGTCAAGAACTACGACAGCACAGTTTTCACAACAGAACTACCAGAAGACGAAGCGATGAAGTTGATTGAAGGGTGGAAGGGTAATGAATAA
- a CDS encoding putative HNHc nuclease: MNIYSEVTGNRTNDKGEQLLTIKLDKNIPGYMLERYLDENGQLSGEFTLFDNRIITAPQRKKIHAIFGDIVKATGDGKSDYDIESIKYDMKLIFCEQEKIKMFSLSEKSKTCTVTLASQFITFLLDFCMEYKIGLTVPPLSLVEDIKHYLIKCLHERQCAICWEHGEVHHVDTVGAGRDRKHIDHTKHELMCLCRTHHQESHTIGQITFAKKHHVLGVVMNDEQFKKLKYKG, from the coding sequence ATGAACATCTATTCAGAAGTGACCGGTAACCGAACAAATGATAAAGGAGAACAGTTGCTCACCATAAAGTTAGACAAAAACATTCCTGGTTACATGCTAGAACGCTACCTAGATGAAAATGGACAACTTTCTGGAGAGTTTACTCTCTTCGACAATAGAATCATCACCGCACCGCAAAGGAAGAAAATACACGCTATTTTTGGCGATATCGTAAAGGCAACTGGAGACGGTAAAAGCGACTATGACATAGAGTCCATTAAATATGATATGAAACTTATCTTTTGTGAGCAAGAGAAAATAAAAATGTTTAGCTTATCTGAAAAGAGCAAAACGTGTACAGTGACCCTTGCATCACAGTTCATCACTTTCTTATTAGATTTCTGTATGGAATACAAAATAGGGTTAACGGTGCCGCCTCTTAGTTTGGTGGAGGACATCAAGCATTACCTCATCAAGTGCCTGCATGAAAGACAGTGTGCCATCTGTTGGGAGCATGGAGAAGTGCATCACGTTGACACAGTTGGTGCAGGACGTGACAGAAAACACATCGATCATACAAAACATGAGCTGATGTGCCTATGCCGTACTCATCACCAAGAATCACATACGATCGGTCAAATAACATTTGCTAAGAAGCATCACGTGCTTGGAGTAGTCATGAATGACGAACAGTTTAAGAAGTTGAAGTATAAGGGATAG
- a CDS encoding LexA family protein translates to MAEDIKSIFSKNLNRLMELKNETATEVSEKTGIAYSTVNDWKNGKKMARGGNLQKLSDHFGVNISDLTSADDIHQKTISKSSYKELKGAVAAGYPLEMFETPEMISVPYEINQQYPEAYLLELKGDSMNKILMEGAYVLIDPCTNLENGEIGVVRVNHTEATLKRFYKMGETIMLQPESTNSEHHNQIYDCTKGECDSISIIGKLVWAMTPIGMKF, encoded by the coding sequence ATGGCAGAAGATATAAAAAGTATTTTTTCTAAAAATTTAAACAGATTAATGGAATTAAAAAATGAAACTGCAACTGAAGTATCCGAAAAAACCGGTATAGCCTACTCAACGGTAAACGATTGGAAAAACGGAAAGAAGATGGCACGCGGTGGTAATTTACAAAAACTATCAGATCATTTCGGAGTTAACATATCTGATTTAACGTCAGCCGATGATATACACCAAAAAACTATTAGCAAATCATCTTACAAAGAATTAAAAGGTGCTGTTGCTGCGGGATATCCTTTAGAAATGTTCGAAACCCCTGAAATGATATCTGTGCCTTATGAAATTAACCAGCAATATCCTGAAGCGTACCTTCTAGAATTAAAAGGAGACAGCATGAACAAGATTCTTATGGAAGGAGCTTATGTTTTAATCGATCCTTGTACAAACTTAGAGAATGGGGAAATTGGTGTTGTTCGCGTTAACCACACAGAAGCTACTTTAAAAAGGTTTTATAAAATGGGTGAAACAATTATGCTTCAACCCGAGTCAACTAATTCTGAACATCATAACCAAATTTATGATTGCACCAAAGGCGAATGCGACAGTATTTCTATTATAGGGAAATTAGTTTGGGCCATGACTCCTATAGGTATGAAATTTTAA
- a CDS encoding nucleotide modification associated domain-containing protein encodes MNKPLVHAKITQELNEIYKSKNADYGDAFGDTFQKLGIVSAVTRISDKTNRLVSLAAKTDEERLVKDETIKDTLMDLANYAIMTLIEMEKDKQNHIVNTIGKNFTKISTAPMSLFHKSCIQTAVEHEEDKCKVDAYSSFMHDLAKITSSDECPPSNNKISTYYHGTNPND; translated from the coding sequence ATGAATAAACCATTGGTTCACGCTAAAATAACGCAAGAATTAAACGAAATATATAAGTCTAAGAATGCTGATTATGGTGATGCGTTTGGTGACACATTTCAAAAGTTAGGCATTGTTTCAGCCGTTACTAGAATTAGCGATAAGACAAATAGATTAGTGTCATTAGCTGCTAAGACAGATGAAGAACGATTGGTTAAAGATGAAACCATCAAGGACACTTTAATGGACCTTGCTAACTATGCCATCATGACATTAATCGAAATGGAGAAAGATAAACAAAATCATATTGTTAACACAATCGGAAAAAACTTTACGAAAATCTCTACAGCACCGATGTCTTTATTTCATAAAAGTTGTATTCAAACAGCAGTGGAGCATGAAGAGGATAAATGTAAAGTAGATGCATACTCTTCTTTCATGCATGACTTGGCAAAAATAACAAGTAGTGATGAGTGTCCACCATCAAACAATAAAATTTCAACATATTACCATGGTACAAATCCTAACGACTAA
- a CDS encoding helix-turn-helix domain-containing protein codes for MNLWEKINKQLKEKNLTIYELTKKAGISQNTLYELKSGRVSDLRFNTVCKIADALEVSLDEFRKE; via the coding sequence ATGAATTTATGGGAAAAAATAAACAAGCAGTTAAAAGAAAAGAATCTAACTATTTACGAACTGACAAAAAAAGCTGGAATTTCTCAAAACACTCTCTATGAACTAAAAAGTGGGAGGGTGAGTGATTTAAGGTTCAATACAGTTTGTAAGATAGCCGATGCGCTAGAAGTAAGTTTAGATGAATTTAGAAAGGAGTAA
- a CDS encoding phage terminase small subunit P27 family: MSGRKFKVLENNKKNFTKNEIEDRKVIQDKASDGLKSLQKSAPNHLNPIARYEYERVWEDLQTLPVKNLDRAVLEMYCTWYAIYREAEKDVKENGIFMEANYLEEITEKDGTKRKELITYTDKSKKNPSVSVMNDASSNIMRCASNLGLTVDSRMRIYTPPKEEKKQTLADLFG; this comes from the coding sequence ATGTCAGGTAGAAAATTCAAGGTTTTAGAAAACAACAAAAAGAACTTTACAAAAAACGAAATTGAAGACCGGAAAGTCATACAGGATAAAGCTTCAGATGGTTTAAAGTCGTTGCAAAAATCTGCTCCCAACCATCTAAATCCTATTGCTCGCTATGAATACGAAAGAGTGTGGGAAGACCTTCAAACCCTCCCTGTTAAAAACCTAGATCGGGCAGTTTTGGAAATGTACTGTACGTGGTATGCAATTTACCGAGAAGCTGAAAAAGATGTTAAAGAAAATGGCATTTTTATGGAAGCCAACTACCTCGAAGAAATTACAGAAAAAGATGGAACTAAAAGAAAAGAGTTAATAACTTATACAGATAAATCTAAAAAGAATCCTTCTGTATCTGTTATGAATGATGCAAGTTCAAATATTATGCGTTGTGCAAGCAATCTCGGCTTAACAGTAGATAGTCGAATGCGAATCTACACACCACCGAAAGAAGAGAAAAAACAAACGTTAGCAGATTTATTCGGATAG
- a CDS encoding site-specific integrase — translation MATYTKLKSGWRYRTNVVVNEERIQLMEKGFRTKREAQAAAEALESRLRRGGSVLDGNSPFIDYFENWYKVFRKGKFSNRNDRDILLSISVAKRFFKKTKLKEIDKVMYQSFLNDYGNGHATATVKKIHTYTRACLRDAHEAGAIIRDPSYRAFVKGTVEAQKESSKYLSQTEASLLLKETISNLNPMYASRYMIVFGLATGCRFSETLGLTWDCVDFKNKTVRINKTWDYEHKHDFAPTKNKSSNRVITIDDQTLSILNELKLYQAKRQLSSGLRNKKNLVFIDRQLTLTSNAGMNKTLKRLCVKAGVQEITSHSLRHTHASIMIYNDLNIKYISKRLGHETIVTTLQTYGHIIDELSQRESEQVSITMNDLYTHSAESGHKKSEQDVSRGV, via the coding sequence ATGGCAACATATACTAAATTAAAGTCAGGGTGGCGATATAGAACAAACGTAGTGGTCAACGAAGAAAGAATTCAATTAATGGAAAAAGGATTCCGAACCAAACGTGAAGCTCAAGCAGCAGCCGAAGCTTTGGAGTCAAGGTTAAGGCGCGGAGGTTCTGTATTAGACGGTAACTCCCCTTTTATAGATTATTTCGAGAATTGGTATAAAGTATTCAGAAAAGGTAAATTTTCAAACAGAAACGATCGCGACATCCTACTCAGCATAAGCGTAGCTAAAAGGTTCTTCAAAAAAACTAAGTTAAAAGAAATTGATAAAGTGATGTATCAGTCTTTTTTGAATGATTATGGAAATGGTCATGCCACTGCTACTGTTAAAAAGATTCATACGTATACTAGAGCTTGTTTACGTGATGCACACGAAGCTGGAGCTATAATCCGAGACCCTTCTTATAGGGCATTCGTAAAAGGCACTGTAGAGGCTCAAAAAGAATCTTCTAAGTATCTCAGCCAAACTGAAGCCTCTCTTCTTTTAAAAGAGACAATTAGTAATCTAAATCCCATGTATGCTTCTAGGTACATGATTGTTTTTGGTTTAGCAACTGGATGCCGATTTTCGGAAACATTAGGACTTACCTGGGATTGTGTCGATTTTAAAAATAAGACCGTCAGAATCAATAAAACTTGGGATTACGAACATAAACATGACTTTGCTCCTACAAAAAACAAATCATCTAACCGCGTCATAACGATCGATGACCAAACATTGTCTATTTTGAATGAATTAAAACTATACCAAGCCAAACGACAACTTTCGTCTGGACTTAGAAATAAGAAAAATCTTGTCTTTATTGATCGTCAATTAACTTTAACTTCTAATGCTGGTATGAATAAAACGTTAAAGCGTTTGTGTGTTAAAGCTGGTGTCCAAGAAATAACTTCCCATTCTCTTCGCCACACTCACGCTTCCATTATGATTTACAATGATTTGAATATCAAATACATTTCTAAACGTCTTGGGCACGAAACGATTGTTACTACTTTGCAAACGTACGGTCACATCATAGATGAATTGAGCCAACGTGAAAGTGAGCAAGTAAGTATCACGATGAATGATTTATATACACATTCCGCTGAATCTGGGCATAAAAAAAGTGAGCAGGATGTGAGCAGAGGTGTTTAA
- a CDS encoding BRO family protein, which yields MSVIEIFNFEASAVRTKLIDEEPWFVGKDIAEILGYSEPHKAIQRHVDEEDRMKHPIPTTSGTQEMFLVNESGMYGLVFGSKMPNATKFKRWVTNEVLPSIRKTGGYQIPKDPMSALKLMFQATEETKEDVEEVKKRVYNLEENSSLSPGEYNYLSRRISQRVFQVGRDRSYNMNKKQKSELFKALNSEISSITGVKTRSQLKNKHFNSVIDFIDDWEPSKATTVVVKQLELEVI from the coding sequence ATGTCGGTTATAGAAATATTTAATTTTGAAGCATCTGCTGTAAGAACAAAACTAATCGATGAGGAACCTTGGTTTGTTGGGAAAGATATAGCAGAAATATTAGGCTATAGCGAACCTCATAAAGCTATTCAAAGACATGTAGATGAAGAGGATAGGATGAAACATCCCATCCCTACAACTAGTGGTACACAAGAAATGTTTTTAGTGAACGAATCAGGCATGTATGGTTTGGTTTTTGGTTCCAAAATGCCTAATGCTACTAAGTTTAAACGTTGGGTTACAAATGAGGTACTTCCCTCCATTCGTAAAACAGGAGGCTATCAAATTCCAAAAGATCCTATGAGTGCATTAAAGCTAATGTTTCAAGCAACAGAGGAAACGAAAGAAGATGTCGAAGAAGTTAAAAAGCGAGTGTACAACCTAGAAGAAAATAGTAGCTTGAGCCCTGGAGAATACAACTATCTCAGTAGACGTATTTCTCAACGGGTATTCCAAGTTGGGAGGGACCGCTCGTATAATATGAACAAAAAACAAAAATCAGAATTGTTTAAAGCTCTAAACAGTGAAATATCTTCTATCACAGGTGTGAAGACACGTTCCCAATTAAAAAACAAGCATTTTAATTCAGTGATTGATTTTATAGATGATTGGGAACCATCTAAGGCAACGACAGTAGTAGTTAAGCAGTTAGAGCTGGAGGTAATTTAA
- a CDS encoding HNH endonuclease → MTMGMSKDMYAFIMNYKHRIPNIDLETGTITTAKRTNGTVCSSTGYLRVKVNKKLLQVHQVLAVCYFGEQCIGMQINHIDGNKTNNLKTNLEVVTQIENIKHGWETGLSAAHPQTNRKLNEDQVRFIRENHIRKGKFTTAYFANKFSVSRTAVRQILTGVTYKEIL, encoded by the coding sequence ATGACTATGGGTATGTCTAAAGATATGTACGCGTTCATTATGAACTATAAGCATAGAATACCTAATATTGATTTAGAAACTGGAACTATTACAACTGCAAAGAGGACGAACGGAACTGTTTGTTCAAGCACTGGGTATCTTAGGGTGAAAGTAAACAAAAAGTTGCTGCAAGTCCACCAGGTATTAGCAGTGTGTTATTTTGGTGAGCAATGCATAGGTATGCAGATCAATCACATAGATGGAAATAAAACAAATAATCTAAAGACCAATTTAGAGGTCGTTACTCAGATAGAGAATATAAAACACGGGTGGGAGACGGGATTGTCCGCAGCTCATCCTCAAACAAACAGGAAATTAAATGAAGATCAAGTTAGATTTATTAGAGAGAACCATATACGCAAAGGGAAATTTACCACAGCATACTTCGCTAATAAATTTAGCGTTAGCAGAACAGCAGTACGGCAAATTCTCACAGGGGTAACATATAAAGAAATTCTATAA
- a CDS encoding helix-turn-helix domain-containing protein gives MTTKDKIPYYLKFTLASLRIRKGWTQEEAASKLGMGRDTLRSYEKDSSKLDYETIEKVEKVYNIPQDYIFFGKDTAFSVILEKEKK, from the coding sequence ATGACTACTAAGGATAAAATACCTTACTATTTAAAGTTCACTTTAGCCAGTTTGCGAATTAGGAAAGGCTGGACCCAAGAAGAAGCAGCAAGTAAGTTAGGAATGGGCAGGGATACGCTAAGATCCTATGAAAAAGATAGTAGCAAATTAGATTATGAAACTATTGAAAAAGTTGAAAAGGTCTATAACATTCCTCAAGATTATATTTTTTTTGGAAAAGATACCGCTTTTAGCGTTATTTTAGAAAAAGAAAAGAAATAA